In Mariluticola halotolerans, one DNA window encodes the following:
- a CDS encoding ornithine cyclodeaminase: protein MDRQLNIVPFVSVDHMMKIVLEIGVETFLAELADYIEADFRRWQLFDKTPRVPSHSKEGVIELMPTSDGEVYGFKYVNGHPANTRQGLQTVTAFGMLADVATGYPVLLSEMTILTALRTAATSAMVAKYLAPAGADCMAVIGNGAQSEFQALAFKAILGITKLRLYDIDPAATAKCARNLKDKGFEIATCASPEDAMQGAQIVTTATADKQYATILTDNMVGAGIHINAIGGDCPGKTELHRDILLRSDIFVEYPPQTRIEGEIQQLDAEHPVTEMWQVIAGKAKGRRNDSQITLFDSVGFATEDFSALRYLRDQVKRTGQYQELDMLADPDDPRDLFGMVMRAAEA, encoded by the coding sequence ATGGACCGGCAATTGAATATCGTGCCCTTTGTCAGTGTCGACCACATGATGAAAATCGTGCTGGAGATCGGCGTGGAAACTTTCCTGGCGGAACTGGCGGATTATATCGAGGCGGATTTCCGGCGCTGGCAACTGTTCGACAAAACCCCGCGCGTGCCTTCACATTCGAAAGAGGGCGTTATCGAGCTGATGCCGACCAGCGATGGTGAGGTTTACGGCTTCAAATATGTCAACGGGCACCCCGCCAATACGCGTCAGGGCCTGCAGACGGTAACCGCCTTCGGCATGCTGGCCGATGTGGCCACCGGCTATCCCGTGCTGCTGTCGGAAATGACGATATTGACCGCCCTGCGCACGGCAGCAACCTCTGCCATGGTCGCCAAATATCTGGCCCCCGCGGGAGCCGATTGCATGGCCGTGATCGGGAATGGCGCACAATCTGAATTCCAGGCGTTGGCCTTCAAGGCCATCCTCGGCATTACCAAATTGCGCCTCTATGACATCGACCCGGCAGCGACGGCAAAATGCGCCCGCAATCTCAAGGACAAGGGCTTTGAGATCGCCACCTGCGCCTCACCCGAAGACGCCATGCAGGGCGCACAGATCGTGACGACCGCTACCGCTGACAAACAATATGCGACGATCCTGACCGACAACATGGTCGGGGCCGGCATTCACATCAACGCCATCGGCGGCGACTGCCCCGGCAAGACCGAACTGCATCGTGATATTCTGCTGCGGTCTGATATTTTCGTTGAATACCCGCCCCAGACCCGGATTGAAGGTGAAATCCAGCAGCTCGACGCCGAACACCCGGTCACCGAGATGTGGCAGGTCATTGCCGGTAAAGCCAAAGGTCGGCGCAATGACAGCCAGATTACCCTGTTCGATTCCGTGGGCTTCGCCACCGAGGACTTTTCAGCCCTGCGCTATCTGCGCGATCAGGTGAAACGCACCGGCCAATATCAGGAGCTCGACATGCTGGCCGATCCGGACGATCCGCGCGACCTGTTCGGCATGGTCATGCGGGCAGCCGAGGCTTAG
- a CDS encoding PHP domain-containing protein translates to MLSAFENPGQFYRGNLHTHSNLSDGRLTPQEVCRAYEAKGYDFICLSDHFLEQFDFPIADTTPFRTKNFTTILGAEVHAGEMKLGGFWHILAVGLPLDFAPTPTEETASDLAQRCRDAGAFVAIAHPQWYGLMPEEAHTITAAHAVEIYNHTCALGTDRADGTYLLDAMLSDGRELTAIATDDAHFHADNPEHQDTFGGWVMVKATFNEPDTLVQALKEGAFYASTGPQIDLIALEGTDLLVECSPAHSIIAVGQGARAVASRGTAMTGTTLDISKFRGDWLRVIVVDHNGKRAWGNPLWID, encoded by the coding sequence ATGCTTTCTGCCTTCGAAAATCCCGGTCAGTTCTACCGGGGCAATCTGCATACGCACTCGAACCTCTCCGATGGTCGCCTGACACCGCAGGAAGTGTGTCGCGCCTACGAGGCCAAGGGTTATGATTTCATCTGCCTGTCGGACCATTTTCTGGAACAGTTCGACTTCCCCATCGCCGACACCACACCCTTCCGGACAAAGAATTTCACAACCATTCTTGGCGCCGAAGTTCATGCCGGTGAAATGAAACTGGGCGGCTTCTGGCACATTCTCGCCGTTGGACTGCCGCTCGATTTCGCGCCCACCCCCACGGAAGAGACAGCATCTGATCTCGCGCAGCGATGTCGCGATGCTGGTGCATTTGTGGCCATTGCCCATCCGCAATGGTACGGCCTGATGCCGGAAGAGGCGCACACCATCACGGCCGCTCATGCGGTCGAAATCTACAACCACACCTGCGCTCTGGGCACTGACAGAGCGGATGGCACTTATCTGCTGGATGCCATGCTCTCAGATGGGCGCGAACTGACCGCTATCGCCACCGACGACGCCCATTTTCATGCCGACAACCCCGAGCACCAGGATACCTTTGGTGGATGGGTGATGGTCAAGGCAACGTTCAATGAACCGGATACACTGGTGCAGGCGCTCAAAGAGGGCGCATTCTATGCCTCAACCGGACCGCAGATTGACCTGATCGCGCTTGAAGGCACTGATCTGCTGGTCGAATGCTCCCCTGCCCATAGCATCATCGCCGTTGGTCAGGGGGCGCGCGCCGTCGCATCGCGCGGTACCGCCATGACCGGAACAACTCTTGATATCAGCAAATTCAGAGGCGACTGGCTGCGCGTTATTGTGGTCGACCACAATGGCAAGCGCGCATGGGGTAATCCGTTATGGATCGACTAA
- the ugpB gene encoding sn-glycerol-3-phosphate ABC transporter substrate-binding protein UgpB translates to MLKKILVSSLMLATSMSTAQAATEVQWWHAMGGELGTKLEEIVAGFNATQSDYVVVPSYKGSYTETMTAAIAAFRAGEQPAIVQVFEVGTGTMMAAEGAVYPTYKLMQDAGEPFDPAGFLPAVVGYYTDTEGNMLSMPFNSSTPIFYYNKDVFEKAGLDRDTAPKTWAEVEAFSKQIMESGAATCGFTTGWVSWVQLENLSAWHNQQIGTLENGFGGLETELTVNGPVQVQHWSNLKKWQDEGVFQYGGPGGGADAPPKFYAQECAMYMNSSASRAGVMANAKDFEVGFGMLPYYDDVEGAPQNSIIGGATLWTLSGKSDEEYKGAAKFFSYLSSAEVQADWHQFSGYLPITEAAYELGKTQGYYEANPGSDVAIQQITLNAPTANSKGLRFGNYVQIRTIIDEEFEQMLSGAKTPQQALDALVDRGNGLLRDFEAANK, encoded by the coding sequence ATGCTCAAGAAAATTCTCGTCAGCAGCCTTATGCTGGCAACATCCATGTCCACGGCGCAGGCCGCGACCGAAGTCCAGTGGTGGCACGCCATGGGTGGTGAACTCGGTACCAAGCTCGAGGAAATCGTTGCAGGCTTCAACGCCACGCAAAGCGACTATGTCGTTGTTCCCAGCTACAAGGGTTCCTATACCGAAACCATGACGGCCGCGATCGCCGCCTTCCGTGCGGGCGAACAGCCCGCCATTGTGCAGGTTTTCGAAGTTGGCACCGGTACCATGATGGCGGCTGAAGGCGCGGTATACCCGACCTACAAGCTGATGCAGGATGCAGGCGAACCTTTCGACCCGGCCGGTTTCCTGCCGGCAGTGGTCGGTTACTACACCGACACCGAGGGCAATATGCTTTCGATGCCGTTCAACTCCTCGACCCCGATCTTTTACTACAATAAAGACGTGTTCGAAAAAGCTGGTCTCGACCGCGACACTGCGCCCAAGACATGGGCTGAAGTTGAAGCGTTCTCCAAACAGATCATGGAATCAGGTGCCGCAACTTGCGGGTTCACCACCGGTTGGGTGTCCTGGGTTCAGCTGGAAAATCTGTCGGCATGGCACAATCAGCAGATTGGTACGCTGGAAAACGGCTTCGGTGGGCTCGAGACCGAGTTGACCGTCAACGGTCCGGTACAGGTTCAGCATTGGAGCAACCTGAAGAAGTGGCAGGATGAAGGCGTCTTCCAGTATGGCGGCCCTGGTGGTGGTGCCGATGCGCCCCCGAAATTCTATGCCCAGGAATGCGCCATGTACATGAACTCCTCCGCCTCGCGCGCCGGTGTCATGGCCAATGCCAAGGATTTTGAAGTTGGTTTTGGCATGCTGCCTTACTATGACGATGTTGAAGGTGCGCCGCAGAACTCCATCATCGGTGGCGCAACGCTCTGGACGCTGAGCGGCAAGAGCGATGAAGAATACAAGGGTGCGGCCAAGTTCTTTAGCTACTTGTCCTCAGCCGAGGTGCAGGCTGACTGGCATCAGTTCTCGGGCTATCTGCCGATCACTGAAGCCGCTTACGAACTGGGCAAAACCCAGGGCTATTACGAAGCCAATCCGGGTTCGGACGTTGCCATTCAGCAGATTACGCTGAACGCACCGACCGCCAATTCCAAAGGTCTGCGTTTCGGCAATTACGTGCAGATCCGCACCATCATCGATGAAGAGTTCGAGCAGATGCTGTCCGGTGCCAAGACACCCCAGCAGGCACTTGATGCCCTGGTCGATCGCGGTAACGGCCTGTTGCGCGATTTTGAAGCTGCCAACAAGTAA
- the ugpA gene encoding sn-glycerol-3-phosphate ABC transporter permease UgpA, with protein sequence MQTKRAIFPNKALPYLLLMPQLAITLVFFIWPASQALWQSVLRQDAFGFKTSFIGLENYARLFADPVYLNSMGVTFVFSVGVTVLSMGLALLFAVNVDRMIKSSNVYSTFLVWPYAVAPAIAGTLWWFLFNPTIGLLPFALSYVGYDWNHNVSGHDAMILVIVAASWKQISYNFLFFLAGLQSVPHSLIEAAAIDGAGPVKRFWTIIFPLLTPTTFFLMVINIIYALFDTFGVIHATTEGGPAQATNTLVYKVFLDGFVGLNLGSSAAQSVILMTIVITLTVIQFRWIERHVQY encoded by the coding sequence ATGCAAACAAAACGTGCTATCTTTCCCAACAAGGCTTTGCCTTATCTGCTGCTCATGCCGCAGTTGGCAATTACCCTGGTTTTCTTTATCTGGCCTGCCAGTCAGGCATTGTGGCAATCGGTTCTGCGTCAGGATGCCTTCGGCTTCAAAACCAGTTTCATCGGTCTGGAAAACTACGCCAGACTGTTCGCCGATCCGGTCTATCTGAATTCGATGGGCGTCACGTTTGTGTTTTCTGTCGGGGTCACTGTGCTCTCGATGGGGCTTGCCCTTTTGTTCGCGGTCAATGTTGACCGGATGATCAAATCGTCAAATGTCTATTCCACGTTTCTGGTTTGGCCCTATGCTGTGGCCCCGGCCATTGCGGGTACGCTGTGGTGGTTTTTGTTCAACCCCACAATCGGGCTTTTGCCGTTTGCACTCAGCTATGTGGGCTATGACTGGAACCATAATGTTTCCGGGCATGACGCTATGATCCTTGTGATTGTCGCGGCGAGCTGGAAACAGATCTCCTATAATTTCCTGTTCTTTCTGGCCGGTTTGCAATCGGTGCCCCATTCCCTGATCGAGGCTGCAGCCATAGATGGCGCGGGACCGGTCAAACGGTTCTGGACGATCATCTTTCCGCTTTTGACCCCGACGACTTTCTTTCTGATGGTCATCAACATCATCTACGCCCTGTTCGACACATTCGGCGTCATTCATGCAACGACCGAGGGCGGCCCGGCCCAGGCCACCAACACCCTTGTTTACAAGGTTTTTCTCGATGGGTTCGTCGGGCTTAATCTCGGCTCTTCAGCTGCGCAGTCCGTCATTCTCATGACCATTGTTATCACCCTGACTGTGATCCAGTTCCGCTGGATTGAACGTCACGTGCAGTATTGA
- the ugpE gene encoding sn-glycerol-3-phosphate ABC transporter permease UgpE, whose amino-acid sequence MVENRPILNLISHLILIAGVLLIAFPVYIAFVASTYEATSFTSGVAPLLPGPNLIENYGQVLFEGASTLGAPPLTMMMWNSLMMALIIAVGKIAISIISAYAIVYFQFPFRLLAFWIIFITLMLPVEVRIIPTFEVVANLQMLNSYAGLTIPLIASATATFLFRQFFLTVPDELVEAARVDRAGPVKFFFDILLPLSRTNIAALFVILFIFGWNQYLWPLLVTTDSKFYTVVMGIKRMADVADSQPQWHIVMSAVVLAALPPVLIVIFMQRLFVKGLTETEK is encoded by the coding sequence ATGGTTGAAAACCGTCCCATTCTGAATCTGATCTCGCACCTGATCCTGATCGCTGGTGTGCTGCTGATCGCCTTCCCGGTCTACATCGCCTTTGTGGCTTCAACCTATGAAGCGACATCGTTCACGTCGGGGGTCGCGCCTTTATTGCCGGGGCCCAATCTGATCGAAAATTATGGCCAGGTTCTCTTTGAGGGTGCCTCGACGCTGGGTGCGCCGCCGCTTACCATGATGATGTGGAATTCACTGATGATGGCGCTGATCATCGCGGTGGGCAAGATCGCGATCTCGATTATTTCCGCTTACGCAATTGTCTATTTTCAGTTCCCGTTCCGCCTGCTTGCCTTCTGGATCATCTTCATCACGCTGATGTTGCCGGTTGAGGTGCGTATCATTCCCACCTTCGAGGTGGTGGCGAACCTGCAAATGCTCAATTCCTATGCCGGTCTCACTATTCCCCTGATCGCCTCGGCAACCGCAACTTTCCTGTTCCGTCAGTTCTTTTTGACCGTGCCGGATGAGCTGGTTGAGGCGGCCCGCGTTGACCGGGCAGGGCCTGTCAAATTCTTCTTTGATATCCTGCTGCCCTTGAGCCGCACCAATATCGCGGCCCTGTTCGTCATCCTCTTTATCTTTGGCTGGAACCAGTATCTCTGGCCCTTGCTGGTTACCACCGACAGCAAATTTTACACGGTCGTCATGGGTATCAAACGCATGGCCGATGTGGCGGATTCGCAACCGCAATGGCACATCGTGATGTCCGCAGTTGTTCTCGCTGCCCTGCCGCCCGTGTTGATCGTCATCTTTATGCAGCGCCTGTTCGTCAAAGGCCTGACGGAAACGGAGAAATAA
- a CDS encoding sn-glycerol-3-phosphate import ATP-binding protein UgpC — MAAIEITGLEKTYQGGVHAVKGIDVNIADGEFIVLVGPSGCGKSTMLRMVAGLETITAGKVSIGDRVVNDLDPAERDIAMVFQNYALYPHMSVRQNLSYGLKNQGLPKAEIAKRVAEAARILEIGDYLERKPRHLSGGQRQRVAMGRAIVREPAAFLFDEPLSNLDAKLRVQMRGEIKQLQKRLGTTSMYVTHDQLEAMTLADRLVVLNGGLVQQIGTPLEVYRKPASTFVASFIGSPAMNLIKADHADGKAHIGEVSLNLHQQIEGRKGVILGVRPEDLLPVAPDAPGALALQVAYVEELGAHRLVHGRVGDQTVVAAMDVTLEIGEVVHVTADITALHIFDVDTQQRLN, encoded by the coding sequence ATGGCAGCGATTGAGATCACCGGTCTGGAAAAGACCTATCAAGGTGGGGTTCATGCCGTGAAAGGCATTGATGTGAACATTGCCGATGGGGAGTTCATCGTATTGGTCGGCCCTTCCGGCTGCGGCAAGTCGACGATGTTGCGCATGGTGGCCGGGCTTGAGACAATTACCGCGGGCAAGGTCAGTATCGGCGACCGCGTGGTCAATGATCTTGATCCGGCGGAGCGCGATATTGCCATGGTGTTCCAGAATTATGCGCTTTATCCGCATATGAGCGTCCGCCAAAACCTCTCCTATGGGCTGAAGAACCAGGGCTTGCCCAAGGCGGAGATCGCCAAGCGGGTCGCTGAAGCGGCCCGTATTCTGGAGATTGGTGACTATCTGGAGCGTAAACCGCGTCACCTTTCGGGCGGGCAACGCCAGCGTGTGGCCATGGGGCGGGCGATTGTGCGCGAGCCGGCGGCCTTTTTGTTCGATGAACCGCTGTCCAATCTCGATGCCAAATTGCGGGTGCAGATGCGCGGCGAAATCAAACAGCTGCAAAAGCGGCTCGGCACCACGTCGATGTATGTCACCCATGACCAGCTTGAGGCGATGACGCTTGCGGACCGGCTGGTTGTGCTCAACGGGGGATTGGTCCAGCAGATCGGCACGCCGCTGGAGGTGTATCGCAAGCCGGCCTCAACCTTCGTTGCCAGCTTCATTGGCTCCCCGGCGATGAACCTGATCAAGGCAGATCATGCTGACGGCAAGGCTCATATTGGTGAGGTCAGCCTCAATCTGCATCAACAGATCGAGGGGCGGAAAGGCGTCATATTGGGCGTGCGCCCTGAGGATCTGCTTCCTGTTGCGCCTGATGCGCCGGGTGCCCTGGCTTTGCAGGTGGCCTATGTGGAAGAATTGGGCGCCCACCGCCTGGTGCATGGCCGCGTGGGGGACCAAACCGTGGTCGCGGCCATGGATGTGACACTTGAGATTGGCGAAGTGGTGCATGTGACGGCGGATATTACCGCTTTGCATATTTTCGATGTCGATACGCAGCAGCGGTTGAACTAG
- a CDS encoding glycerophosphodiester phosphodiesterase, with amino-acid sequence MTNSSAEGLALVHAGRTTRLKWHRLRRRMRDPLFSAETMAEGFRLGASMELDMRVRGDGGFVVLHDDLLEGETNGQGRVAELGRAEMAELSFADTPRPLIFSEDLAAMLRLSHPDALLQFDMKDDYEAVGVEGVAHLARFFADIDANIIVSADSLALIEAIRTEVPNLMRGIDPTNGLVDIYKQDGIAAVERSLLADLRGSTAPDTIYLAWQLVLKADADGLDLIGLCHQEGKKVDAWTFTLKDPERGFDDGEWTAFNRLMALGADQITTDEAIATEAAWDKRIAAA; translated from the coding sequence ATGACAAACTCTTCCGCGGAGGGCCTGGCGCTAGTGCATGCCGGACGCACCACCAGACTGAAGTGGCATCGGTTGCGGCGGCGGATGCGCGATCCGCTTTTTTCGGCGGAAACCATGGCCGAGGGTTTTCGCCTTGGTGCCTCCATGGAACTCGACATGCGGGTGCGCGGAGATGGCGGATTTGTCGTGCTGCATGATGATTTGCTTGAAGGGGAAACCAATGGACAGGGACGGGTCGCGGAACTGGGGCGCGCGGAAATGGCTGAGCTCTCGTTTGCGGATACGCCGCGCCCGCTGATTTTCAGTGAAGATCTGGCGGCGATGCTGCGTCTGTCCCATCCGGATGCGCTGCTGCAGTTTGACATGAAGGATGATTACGAGGCGGTCGGTGTCGAGGGTGTCGCGCATCTGGCACGGTTTTTCGCGGATATAGACGCCAATATTATTGTCAGTGCAGACAGTCTCGCTCTGATTGAAGCCATCCGGACAGAGGTGCCGAACCTTATGCGGGGGATCGACCCCACCAATGGGCTGGTGGATATCTACAAGCAGGATGGTATCGCGGCTGTCGAGCGCTCATTGCTCGCTGATCTGCGCGGGTCTACGGCACCGGATACGATCTATCTTGCATGGCAACTGGTGCTCAAAGCTGATGCGGATGGGCTGGACCTGATCGGCCTTTGCCATCAGGAGGGCAAAAAGGTTGATGCCTGGACCTTTACCCTTAAAGACCCTGAGAGGGGCTTTGACGATGGCGAATGGACTGCGTTCAACCGATTGATGGCATTGGGTGCTGACCAGATCACTACCGACGAAGCTATTGCCACCGAAGCGGCGTGGGACAAACGCATAGCTGCGGCCTAG
- a CDS encoding Na/Pi cotransporter family protein: MSLYLLLIHLAGAITLLLWAVRMVRTGVERSQEHRLRRILRESKNSRLKAAGIGAGVAVLLQSSTAVAVLAAGFAGSGALTLATGLALMLGADIGSAVVVQILSVDLSWLTPVLLIAGGLCFFRGKSRETRQLGRILIGISLILLSLGLIGEATEPLRESAFLPTVVTYLQGDFLSAFLIGAAFTWLVHSSVASILLIAAFTARGLVPPELGISLMLGANLGGGLIAAGLVRRGFVAARQIALGNLLFRSIGALCALLVVNSLTLPLEWFGSEPARQVINLHLAFNFALLVICLPLTGIAAKLIERFFPDKDSDEADPLEGASSCLDQAVIGIPALALASATRELLRMAEIIERMLSPIMDIYETGDPDKIRQAKQLEAAVNQAESEIKLYLAAIDYNNEDEAKRGQELSTFAINLEYVGDAITKTLLKLAVTRREQKLSFSAEGWRELSELHHRVMANMQLALNVLISKDRESARQLLAEKDAMRAAERTSHGRHLQRLQSGSVKSMETSDIHLETVRALKTINSLFATIAYPILSESGELLDSRLTGRSKKVKA; the protein is encoded by the coding sequence ATGAGTTTGTACCTTCTTCTGATACATCTGGCAGGGGCGATCACGCTGCTGCTTTGGGCAGTTCGCATGGTACGCACGGGCGTGGAACGCAGCCAGGAACACAGGCTCCGCCGCATCCTGCGCGAAAGCAAGAACTCGCGTCTCAAAGCCGCCGGTATCGGCGCCGGGGTCGCGGTATTGTTGCAAAGCTCAACCGCCGTCGCCGTCCTCGCGGCAGGATTCGCGGGCTCAGGCGCGCTAACACTGGCGACAGGGCTGGCACTCATGCTGGGTGCGGACATTGGCTCAGCCGTTGTCGTGCAAATTCTCTCTGTCGACCTTTCCTGGCTGACACCGGTACTGCTGATCGCCGGCGGCTTGTGCTTTTTTCGGGGCAAGAGCCGTGAAACACGCCAATTGGGCCGGATTCTTATTGGTATCTCGCTCATTCTGCTTTCCCTCGGGCTGATCGGTGAAGCAACCGAACCGTTGCGCGAATCCGCCTTCTTGCCGACCGTCGTTACTTACCTGCAAGGCGACTTTCTTTCGGCCTTTCTGATCGGTGCGGCGTTCACCTGGCTGGTGCATTCAAGCGTCGCCTCCATCCTGCTCATCGCCGCCTTCACGGCGCGCGGCCTCGTGCCGCCTGAGCTCGGCATATCCCTGATGCTCGGCGCCAATCTCGGGGGCGGATTGATCGCTGCCGGGCTTGTGCGGCGCGGCTTTGTCGCCGCACGGCAGATCGCCCTTGGCAACCTTCTATTCCGCAGTATCGGCGCCCTGTGCGCGCTGCTGGTGGTAAATTCCCTCACCCTGCCCCTCGAATGGTTTGGCAGCGAACCCGCCCGGCAGGTTATCAATCTGCATCTGGCGTTCAATTTTGCGCTTCTGGTGATCTGCCTGCCACTCACCGGTATTGCCGCAAAACTCATTGAAAGGTTTTTCCCTGACAAGGACAGCGACGAGGCTGATCCATTGGAAGGCGCATCCAGCTGTCTCGATCAGGCCGTCATCGGAATTCCCGCCCTGGCCTTGGCCAGTGCGACGCGTGAGCTTTTGCGCATGGCCGAAATTATAGAGCGCATGCTCAGTCCTATTATGGATATTTATGAGACGGGTGACCCGGACAAAATCCGCCAGGCCAAACAGCTTGAAGCCGCCGTCAACCAAGCCGAATCCGAGATCAAACTTTATCTGGCAGCCATCGATTACAACAACGAGGATGAAGCCAAGCGTGGACAGGAACTCTCCACCTTCGCCATCAATCTCGAATATGTCGGCGATGCGATTACCAAGACGCTGTTGAAGCTTGCGGTTACCCGCCGCGAGCAGAAATTGTCGTTCTCGGCTGAAGGCTGGCGGGAACTATCTGAATTGCATCACCGGGTGATGGCAAACATGCAGCTGGCGCTGAATGTTCTCATATCAAAGGATCGTGAATCCGCCCGGCAATTGCTGGCCGAAAAGGATGCAATGCGCGCGGCCGAACGCACCAGCCATGGCCGACACCTTCAACGGCTGCAATCCGGGTCTGTGAAGAGCATGGAGACCAGCGATATCCATCTGGAAACCGTCCGGGCGTTAAAAACCATCAACTCCCTGTTCGCCACCATTGCCTACCCCATTCTCTCCGAGAGTGGTGAACTGCTGGACAGCCGTCTGACAGGCAGGTCCAAAAAGGTCAAAGCCTAG
- a CDS encoding inositol monophosphatase family protein has translation MVHDLSVREIKARAEFAETLAREVGRSAATFRQNASASSLVIENKGHQDFVTIADRQTEDTIRSAIAEAFPHDGFMGEETGGAVNTEAVWVVDPIDGTTNFLRGFRHWGVSIAFVLGEHIEIGVIYDATRDKVFSAIRGNGAFSEGKAVHASTLTDPNKAIAVLGHSRRTDFDVYIQVVRELYARGIDYRRMGAAAIGLVRVADGTADLYYENHLNSWDMLAGALIAHEAGAAVLMPPIADILLNGGAIVANAKGLTDDFSFLHKQLASSCQQL, from the coding sequence ATGGTGCATGACTTGTCTGTTCGCGAGATCAAGGCCCGTGCTGAATTTGCCGAAACTCTGGCACGCGAGGTTGGCCGCTCGGCCGCCACATTCCGGCAGAACGCCAGCGCGTCCTCTTTGGTCATTGAGAACAAGGGTCATCAGGATTTTGTCACCATTGCCGACCGGCAGACCGAAGACACCATTCGTTCAGCCATCGCCGAGGCCTTTCCCCATGATGGCTTCATGGGTGAGGAAACCGGCGGCGCGGTGAATACCGAGGCCGTCTGGGTAGTTGATCCGATCGATGGCACAACCAATTTTCTGCGCGGTTTCCGCCATTGGGGCGTGTCTATCGCGTTTGTCCTTGGCGAGCACATTGAGATCGGTGTCATCTATGATGCGACCCGTGACAAGGTATTCTCCGCGATAAGAGGCAATGGCGCATTCAGCGAAGGTAAAGCCGTTCACGCATCAACCCTGACGGATCCCAACAAGGCAATTGCTGTCCTCGGCCACTCCCGCCGCACCGATTTTGACGTTTATATTCAAGTCGTCAGGGAACTATATGCCCGCGGAATCGATTATAGACGCATGGGCGCCGCAGCCATCGGTCTGGTTCGTGTCGCCGATGGGACGGCAGACCTCTATTATGAGAACCATCTCAACAGTTGGGACATGCTGGCCGGCGCACTGATCGCCCACGAGGCGGGTGCTGCCGTACTGATGCCCCCAATTGCGGATATCCTGCTCAATGGCGGTGCCATTGTCGCCAATGCAAAAGGCCTGACAGACGATTTTTCTTTTTTGCACAAACAGTTAGCTTCTTCATGCCAACAGCTTTAA
- a CDS encoding LacI family DNA-binding transcriptional regulator, with translation MNQKKTRPRKVTSHDVAERAGVSRAAVSRTFTPDASVSAETREKVHKAAKELGYRVNYLARSLINQRSDLVGVVAAGLDNPFRTLQIDQLSRTLLAHNFRPLLLPTSSTASTSDFIEQLLQYSVSGVLVTSDAPPTALCEECAAYGIPIVLINKGEDIPFVDRVVSDDKTAGQMAADLLIEGGAERPAVMAAPGVSYTARRRLDAFVARCRSLGKTPDILPIPVNDYTSGFEGAAQLHGTNIDGLFCVNDYLACGVVDRLAKDRTVRKSGPVRVIGHDDIPQASWHAYQLTTILQPCDIQAQQAIDLLISRMEDPGMPARVEFTAVTMIKRRTA, from the coding sequence ATGAACCAGAAAAAGACCCGCCCCCGCAAGGTCACCTCACATGATGTGGCTGAACGCGCCGGCGTTTCGCGCGCCGCCGTATCACGCACGTTCACCCCGGATGCCAGCGTATCCGCTGAAACGCGCGAGAAAGTGCACAAAGCCGCCAAGGAACTGGGCTATCGCGTCAATTATCTGGCGCGTAGCCTGATCAACCAGCGCTCCGATCTCGTGGGCGTGGTCGCCGCTGGTCTTGATAACCCGTTTCGGACTCTGCAGATCGACCAATTGTCGCGTACCCTTTTGGCGCATAATTTCCGGCCGCTGCTGCTGCCCACATCCAGCACCGCCAGCACGTCGGATTTCATCGAGCAATTGCTGCAATATTCGGTCTCGGGCGTCCTGGTTACCTCGGATGCGCCGCCAACAGCGCTTTGCGAAGAATGCGCGGCTTATGGCATCCCAATCGTCCTGATCAACAAGGGTGAGGACATCCCGTTTGTTGACCGGGTTGTCTCCGATGACAAGACAGCAGGCCAGATGGCAGCCGATCTCCTGATTGAGGGTGGGGCCGAACGGCCCGCCGTCATGGCCGCGCCCGGCGTGTCCTATACCGCCCGCCGGCGTCTCGATGCCTTCGTTGCCCGTTGCCGCAGCCTGGGTAAAACGCCGGACATCCTGCCAATTCCGGTCAATGATTATACCAGCGGATTTGAGGGTGCGGCGCAGTTGCACGGCACCAATATCGACGGTCTGTTCTGCGTCAACGACTACCTTGCCTGTGGTGTTGTCGACCGTCTCGCAAAAGACCGCACGGTCCGCAAATCAGGGCCGGTCCGGGTCATCGGCCATGATGACATTCCCCAGGCCAGTTGGCATGCCTATCAACTGACGACCATTCTGCAGCCTTGCGATATTCAGGCTCAGCAGGCCATCGACCTGCTGATCTCGCGCATGGAAGATCCTGGCATGCCGGCCCGTGTCGAATTCACCGCTGTCACCATGATCAAGCGCAGGACCGCATAA